A genomic segment from uncultured Alistipes sp. encodes:
- a CDS encoding SIMPL domain-containing protein (The SIMPL domain is named for its presence in mouse protein SIMPL (signalling molecule that associates with mouse pelle-like kinase). Bacterial member BP26, from Brucella, was shown to assemble into a channel-like structure, while YggE from E. coli has been associated with resistance to oxidative stress.), which translates to MKRLILMAVVALAALPAAAQIQEAFPSYVQVNGRAEKEITPDEFYLQIIINERDSKGKISVESQQRDMIAALKKLGVDVEKQLKVANLSSEFFKKKTSVATAKYQLQLGTSAEVARAWQALDNLGISDVSILKVSHSKIDAYKEQVRVEAIRNARANAATLAEAIGQTVGKCFYIYDSNSNVMPVMYDNAVLMRSAKAYGAAEAAAEEEPLEFKTIRLEYNVQAKFVLE; encoded by the coding sequence ATGAAACGACTGATTTTGATGGCCGTCGTGGCGCTGGCAGCGCTCCCGGCCGCAGCACAGATCCAGGAGGCATTCCCGAGTTACGTACAGGTCAACGGCCGGGCCGAGAAGGAGATCACGCCCGACGAGTTCTATCTGCAGATCATCATCAACGAACGCGATTCGAAGGGGAAGATTTCGGTCGAGAGCCAGCAGCGCGACATGATTGCTGCGCTGAAGAAGCTGGGCGTCGACGTGGAGAAGCAGCTCAAGGTGGCGAACCTGTCGAGCGAATTCTTCAAGAAGAAGACCTCGGTAGCGACGGCCAAATACCAGTTGCAGTTGGGAACGTCGGCCGAAGTGGCGCGGGCCTGGCAGGCGCTGGACAACCTGGGGATCTCGGACGTCTCGATCCTGAAGGTCTCGCACTCGAAGATCGACGCATACAAGGAGCAGGTGCGAGTGGAGGCGATCCGCAACGCCCGGGCGAATGCCGCGACGCTGGCCGAGGCGATCGGTCAGACGGTGGGCAAGTGCTTCTACATCTACGATTCGAACAGCAACGTCATGCCGGTGATGTACGACAATGCGGTGCTGATGCGCAGCGCGAAGGCCTACGGGGCTGCCGAGGCGGCGGCCGAGGAGGAGCCGCTGGAGTTCAAGACCATCCGCCTGGAGTATAACGTGCAGGCGAAGTTCGTGCTGGAGTAG
- the rlmD gene encoding 23S rRNA (uracil(1939)-C(5))-methyltransferase RlmD encodes MARKKANYPLIEGLEITTLAAEGKAMGRWNDVVVFVPMTVPGDVVDVQIRVKRRRFMEGYVVNYVKRSPLREEPFCEHFGVCGGCKWQNLPYEEQLRFKTAQVRDQLTRIGKLELPEIAPCLGSAGTRFYRNKLEFTFADRRWLTREEVESGADLDASPAVGFHIPNMFDKVLDIRKCWLQPEPSNAIRLETKRFCLEHGYTFHNAREHTGLMRNLIIRTASTGEVMVIVVFGAEDRPRREALLDHLAACFPQITSLFYVVNTKLNDSVGDLDAVCYRGKDHIIKQMEGLRFKVGPKSFYQTNSAQAYELYKVARRFADLHPGDTLYDLYTGTGTIANFCAARCARVVGIEYVPEAIADAKVNSELNGIRNTTFYAGDMKAVLDDAFVAANGHPDVIILDPPRAGVDEPVIDVILRAAPERIVYVSCNPATQARDLALLNDAYRVEAVQPVDMFPHTHHVENVVKLVRR; translated from the coding sequence ATGGCAAGAAAGAAAGCGAACTATCCCCTGATCGAGGGGCTTGAAATCACGACCCTGGCGGCCGAGGGCAAGGCCATGGGGCGTTGGAACGACGTGGTGGTTTTCGTGCCGATGACCGTCCCGGGCGACGTGGTGGACGTGCAGATCCGTGTCAAGCGGCGCCGCTTCATGGAGGGCTACGTCGTGAATTACGTGAAACGCTCGCCGCTGCGCGAGGAGCCCTTCTGCGAACACTTCGGCGTGTGCGGAGGGTGCAAGTGGCAGAACCTCCCCTATGAGGAGCAGCTGCGGTTCAAGACGGCGCAGGTGCGTGACCAGCTGACGCGCATCGGGAAGCTCGAACTGCCGGAGATTGCCCCCTGCCTGGGGTCGGCCGGGACGCGCTTCTACCGCAACAAGCTGGAGTTTACCTTCGCCGATCGCCGCTGGCTGACGCGCGAGGAGGTCGAGAGCGGCGCCGATCTCGACGCCTCGCCGGCCGTGGGATTCCACATTCCGAACATGTTCGACAAGGTGCTCGACATCCGCAAGTGCTGGCTGCAGCCCGAGCCGTCGAACGCCATCCGGCTCGAAACCAAACGTTTCTGCCTCGAACACGGCTATACGTTCCACAACGCCCGCGAACATACGGGGCTGATGCGCAACCTGATCATCCGCACGGCCTCGACGGGCGAAGTGATGGTGATCGTGGTTTTCGGCGCGGAGGACCGTCCGCGGCGCGAGGCGCTGCTCGACCATCTGGCGGCGTGTTTCCCGCAGATCACGTCGCTCTTCTACGTCGTCAATACGAAACTCAACGACTCGGTCGGGGACCTCGATGCGGTGTGCTACCGCGGCAAGGACCATATTATCAAGCAGATGGAGGGGCTCCGCTTCAAGGTGGGTCCGAAATCCTTCTACCAGACCAATTCGGCGCAGGCCTACGAACTCTACAAGGTGGCGCGGCGCTTCGCCGACCTGCACCCGGGCGACACGCTCTACGACCTCTATACCGGTACGGGGACGATTGCCAACTTCTGCGCCGCACGCTGTGCGCGGGTCGTGGGCATCGAGTACGTTCCGGAGGCGATTGCCGACGCGAAGGTCAACTCCGAACTGAACGGTATCCGCAATACGACATTCTACGCCGGGGACATGAAGGCGGTGCTGGACGACGCCTTCGTGGCGGCGAACGGACATCCGGATGTCATCATCCTCGATCCGCCGCGTGCGGGTGTGGACGAGCCGGTGATCGACGTGATCCTGCGTGCCGCGCCGGAGCGGATCGTCTACGTGAGCTGCAACCCGGCGACGCAGGCCCGCGACCTGGCACTGCTCAACGATGCCTACCGTGTGGAGGCGGTGCAGCCGGTGGACATGTTCCCACATACGCACCACGTGGAGAATGTGGTGAAACTCGTGCGGCGCTGA
- a CDS encoding alpha/beta hydrolase, with translation MKRLLLVFAVMLLSCPTLRAQGGGYRTERAIAYRDAADPASADSLCRLDLYYPTDRPGFATVIWFHGGGLTAGRREIPAALCNQGFAVAGVDYRLVPHVKVSQCVEDAAAAAAWVVRHIADYGGDPRLIFVAGHSAGGYLTSMIGLDKRWLQPYGLDPDEVFAALIPYSGQVVTHFARRAELGLPDTQPLVDDLAPLNHVRADSPPMLLLSGDRELEMLGRYEENAYFWRMMQVVGHPDVQLREFDGFDHGNMPQAGHCVAVRYIRERVESLDR, from the coding sequence ATGAAACGTTTGCTGCTTGTTTTTGCCGTCATGCTTCTCAGCTGCCCGACGCTCCGGGCGCAGGGCGGCGGCTACCGCACGGAACGGGCGATCGCCTACCGCGATGCCGCGGACCCGGCATCGGCCGATTCGCTGTGCCGCCTCGACCTCTACTACCCGACCGACCGTCCGGGTTTTGCTACGGTGATCTGGTTTCACGGCGGGGGGCTGACGGCCGGGCGGCGCGAAATCCCGGCGGCGCTCTGCAACCAGGGCTTTGCCGTAGCGGGGGTGGATTACCGGCTGGTTCCGCACGTGAAGGTCTCGCAGTGCGTGGAGGATGCCGCGGCGGCTGCGGCGTGGGTGGTCCGCCACATTGCCGACTACGGCGGCGATCCGCGTCTGATCTTCGTGGCGGGACACTCCGCCGGGGGTTACCTCACCTCGATGATCGGCCTTGACAAACGCTGGCTGCAGCCCTACGGACTGGACCCCGACGAGGTTTTTGCGGCGCTGATCCCCTACAGCGGGCAGGTGGTGACGCACTTTGCGCGGCGGGCCGAGCTGGGGCTTCCGGATACGCAGCCGCTGGTCGACGACCTGGCTCCGCTGAACCACGTGCGGGCGGACTCTCCTCCGATGCTGCTGCTTTCGGGCGACCGCGAGCTGGAGATGCTGGGCCGCTATGAGGAGAACGCCTACTTCTGGCGGATGATGCAGGTGGTGGGTCATCCCGACGTGCAGCTCCGCGAGTTCGACGGTTTCGACCATGGAAACATGCCCCAGGCGGGGCACTGCGTGGCGGTGCGTTATATCCGCGAACGGGTGGAGAGCCTGGATCGATAA
- a CDS encoding MBL fold metallo-hydrolase has protein sequence MKIACLPFNPIQENTYVLWDETSECIVIDAGNSNPREDAALDNFIVQHGLKPVLAANTHGHFDHTLGVEHLKQRYAIPFALSSKDQFLLDNAATSGSVFGVKTGAMPSVDLDLDQMSEIRFGNSLLQILRTPGHSPGHVVFYNPESKSLFSGDTLFRESIGRTDLPGGDYSWIMRSILDVIVPLGEEVHVYPGHGPESTIGHELLYNPFIVEVLNEEVNYRG, from the coding sequence ATGAAGATTGCCTGTCTGCCGTTCAACCCCATACAGGAGAACACCTACGTCCTCTGGGACGAAACCAGTGAATGCATCGTCATCGACGCCGGGAACTCCAACCCCCGCGAGGATGCCGCCCTGGACAACTTCATCGTCCAGCACGGGCTCAAACCCGTGCTGGCGGCCAATACCCACGGACATTTCGACCACACGCTCGGCGTCGAACACCTCAAGCAGCGCTACGCCATCCCCTTCGCCCTCTCGTCCAAGGACCAGTTTCTGCTCGACAACGCCGCCACGAGCGGTTCGGTCTTCGGCGTGAAGACCGGCGCCATGCCCTCCGTCGACCTGGATCTGGACCAAATGTCCGAAATCCGCTTCGGGAACTCCCTCCTGCAGATCCTCCGCACCCCGGGCCACTCGCCCGGACATGTCGTCTTCTACAACCCCGAATCGAAATCCCTCTTCTCGGGCGACACCCTCTTCCGTGAATCGATCGGACGAACGGACCTCCCCGGCGGCGACTATTCGTGGATCATGCGCTCGATCCTCGACGTGATCGTCCCCCTCGGCGAGGAGGTCCACGTCTATCCCGGCCACGGTCCCGAATCGACCATCGGCCACGAACTCCTCTACAACCCCTTCATCGTCGAGGTCCTCAACGAGGAGGTCAATTACCGCGGCTGA
- a CDS encoding FkbM family methyltransferase translates to MKSLIHKLLYRTLPLEGYLRAVSSLFFLWQRLGIGRYAPATEYVYHLPRLVRPGDTCIDIGANLGYYARTISRLAGVEGRVFAVEPVAPVRKVLARNLRRCPNVEILPCALGAEERDIVMGNDSARKTGYLGTGQNFVNDTGTATDVTFTARMRRGSELFASLPRLDFIKCDIEGYELVVMREMRPLLERFRPTVLIETGGENRPEIIRLFTELGYEGFTLEHGQEVPLTPAATKDIIFRHAH, encoded by the coding sequence ATGAAATCTCTGATCCATAAACTTCTCTACCGCACACTCCCGCTCGAAGGTTACCTCCGCGCCGTGAGCAGCCTCTTCTTCCTCTGGCAGCGCCTCGGAATCGGACGCTACGCCCCCGCCACGGAGTATGTCTACCACCTCCCGCGGCTCGTCCGGCCCGGTGACACGTGCATCGACATCGGCGCAAACCTCGGGTACTATGCCCGCACGATCTCCCGCCTGGCCGGGGTCGAAGGCCGCGTCTTCGCCGTGGAGCCCGTCGCGCCGGTCCGCAAGGTCCTCGCCCGCAACCTCCGCCGCTGTCCCAACGTCGAGATCCTCCCCTGCGCCCTCGGCGCCGAGGAGCGCGACATCGTCATGGGAAACGACTCGGCCCGCAAAACCGGATACCTCGGCACCGGGCAGAACTTCGTCAACGACACCGGAACGGCCACCGACGTGACCTTCACCGCCCGGATGCGGCGCGGCAGCGAACTCTTCGCCTCGCTCCCGCGGCTGGATTTCATCAAGTGCGACATCGAGGGGTATGAGCTGGTCGTCATGCGCGAGATGCGCCCCCTGCTCGAACGCTTCCGCCCCACGGTTTTGATCGAAACCGGCGGCGAAAACCGCCCCGAAATCATCCGCCTCTTCACCGAACTGGGGTACGAGGGTTTCACGCTCGAGCACGGGCAGGAGGTTCCCCTCACCCCCGCAGCAACCAAAGACATCATTTTCAGACATGCGCATTGA
- the trmD gene encoding tRNA (guanosine(37)-N1)-methyltransferase TrmD, whose translation MRIDIISSVPELMTSPLNESILRRAQEKGFVEIVVHNLHDYAHDRRKTTDDYPFGGEAGMVMKCEPVFELVEKLQAERSYDEIIYTSPDGVRYDQHEANRLSTLENIIILCGHYKGIDHRIREHLVTREISIGDYVLTGGELAACIIADSVVRLIPGAIGDEASALTDSFQDNLLAPPVYTRPAEFRGWRVPDVLLSGNFAEIEKWQDEQAFERTRRLRPDLLEK comes from the coding sequence ATGCGCATTGACATCATATCCTCGGTCCCCGAACTGATGACCTCGCCCCTGAACGAGTCGATCCTCCGCCGCGCCCAGGAGAAGGGTTTCGTAGAAATTGTCGTACACAATCTCCACGACTACGCGCACGACCGCCGCAAAACCACCGACGACTATCCCTTCGGCGGCGAGGCCGGCATGGTCATGAAGTGCGAGCCGGTCTTCGAACTCGTCGAAAAACTCCAGGCGGAGCGCTCCTACGACGAGATCATCTACACCTCGCCCGACGGCGTGCGCTACGACCAGCACGAGGCAAACCGCCTCTCGACGCTCGAAAACATCATCATCCTCTGCGGGCACTACAAGGGCATCGACCACCGCATCCGCGAGCATCTCGTCACGCGCGAGATCTCGATCGGCGACTACGTCCTCACGGGCGGCGAACTGGCCGCCTGCATCATCGCCGATTCGGTCGTGCGGCTCATCCCCGGGGCGATCGGCGACGAGGCCTCGGCCCTGACGGACTCGTTCCAGGACAATCTGCTCGCACCGCCGGTCTACACCCGTCCGGCGGAGTTCCGCGGGTGGCGGGTTCCCGACGTGCTGCTGTCGGGCAACTTTGCCGAGATCGAGAAGTGGCAGGACGAGCAGGCCTTCGAGCGCACCCGACGACTGCGCCCCGATCTGCTCGAAAAATAG
- the lpxB gene encoding lipid-A-disaccharide synthase gives MKYYLIAGEPSGDLHGANLIRGLRKADPEAQFRFWGGDLMADAGGKANLRKHYRETSFFGVVQVLRNLGTIRRQMRECQDDIAAFAPDVVILVDYPGFNMKIARWAHQRGLRTFYYIAPKVWASREGRIKGIRRYVDRLFVIFPFECDYFPKHGIKPIFEGNPLVDALEARRGTLPAPEEFRRRNGLDGRPVIALLAGSRRSEIRKNMPLMARLAERFPGHQFVVAGVPWLDRALYEEHIAGSPIRFVCNQTYETLAAAEAAVVASGTATLETALLGIPEVVVYRLAPLEYYGMPLAVRCPWVSLVNLNLRREAVAEVLQSNLDITRAERELRAILPGGERRERMLADFEELRSVIGGPGASDRFAARMVELLKKHES, from the coding sequence ATGAAATACTACCTTATTGCCGGGGAGCCTTCGGGCGACCTCCACGGCGCAAACCTTATCCGCGGCCTCCGGAAGGCCGACCCCGAAGCGCAGTTCCGCTTCTGGGGCGGTGACCTGATGGCCGACGCCGGCGGCAAGGCCAACCTGCGAAAGCACTACCGCGAAACGTCGTTCTTCGGTGTCGTCCAGGTCCTCCGCAACCTGGGCACCATCCGCCGCCAGATGCGCGAGTGTCAGGACGACATCGCGGCTTTCGCCCCCGACGTCGTGATCCTCGTCGACTACCCCGGATTCAACATGAAGATCGCACGCTGGGCTCACCAACGCGGTCTGCGCACCTTCTATTATATCGCCCCGAAGGTCTGGGCCTCGCGCGAAGGCCGCATCAAGGGCATTCGGCGTTACGTCGACCGGCTCTTCGTCATCTTTCCCTTCGAGTGCGACTACTTCCCGAAGCACGGGATCAAACCCATTTTCGAGGGGAATCCCCTGGTCGATGCCCTCGAAGCCCGGCGGGGAACGCTCCCCGCGCCGGAGGAGTTCCGGCGCCGGAACGGGCTCGACGGGCGTCCGGTCATCGCCCTGCTGGCCGGAAGCCGCCGCTCGGAGATCCGCAAGAACATGCCCCTCATGGCTCGGCTCGCGGAGCGCTTCCCCGGGCATCAGTTCGTCGTCGCCGGGGTGCCCTGGCTCGACCGCGCGCTCTACGAGGAGCACATCGCCGGAAGCCCGATCCGTTTCGTCTGCAACCAGACCTACGAAACCCTCGCCGCGGCCGAAGCCGCCGTCGTGGCGTCGGGAACCGCCACGCTCGAAACCGCCCTGTTAGGGATTCCCGAGGTGGTCGTATATCGGCTCGCGCCCCTCGAATACTACGGAATGCCGCTCGCCGTGCGATGCCCGTGGGTCTCGCTCGTCAACCTCAACCTCCGCCGCGAAGCCGTGGCCGAGGTGCTCCAGTCGAATCTCGACATCACGCGCGCCGAACGCGAACTGCGCGCCATCCTCCCCGGCGGCGAACGCCGCGAAAGGATGCTCGCCGATTTCGAGGAGCTGCGCTCCGTCATCGGCGGCCCCGGGGCCAGCGACCGTTTCGCCGCACGCATGGTCGAACTGCTCAAAAAACACGAATCATGA
- a CDS encoding fumarylacetoacetate hydrolase family protein encodes MKIICIGRNYRAHAAELHHDTGLAESGAEPVWFMKPDTALLRNNDPFYIPHFSQEVHYECELVVRINRVGRAISERFAHRYYDEVGLGIDFTARDLQRQAIAEGLPWERAKAFDHSAALSPQFLPLAELGGDVQKLRFALDINGERRQTGDAAEMIFGVDRLIAAVSQYVTLRMGDLLFTGTPAGVGPVRPGDNLRASLEGHELLNFDIR; translated from the coding sequence ATGAAGATCATCTGCATCGGACGCAACTACCGCGCCCACGCCGCCGAACTCCACCACGATACGGGGCTCGCAGAAAGCGGCGCGGAACCCGTCTGGTTCATGAAGCCCGACACCGCACTGCTGCGCAACAACGATCCCTTCTACATCCCGCACTTCTCGCAGGAGGTGCATTACGAGTGTGAGCTGGTCGTGCGCATCAACCGCGTCGGGCGGGCCATCTCCGAGCGCTTCGCGCACCGCTACTACGACGAGGTGGGGCTCGGAATCGACTTCACGGCCCGCGACCTCCAGCGGCAGGCCATTGCCGAAGGGCTTCCCTGGGAGCGCGCGAAGGCCTTCGACCACTCGGCGGCCCTCTCGCCGCAGTTCCTCCCGCTGGCCGAGCTGGGCGGCGACGTGCAGAAACTCCGTTTCGCACTCGACATCAACGGAGAACGCCGTCAGACGGGCGATGCCGCCGAAATGATCTTCGGCGTCGACCGCCTGATTGCCGCCGTCTCGCAGTATGTCACCCTCCGCATGGGCGACCTGCTCTTCACCGGAACCCCCGCCGGTGTCGGGCCTGTCCGCCCCGGCGACAACCTCCGCGCCTCGCTCGAAGGACACGAACTGCTCAACTTCGACATCCGATAA
- a CDS encoding Maf family nucleotide pyrophosphatase yields the protein MLLHEKLKDYRLLLASQSPRRRELIAGCGLPYELAPKYDCEEWYPAEMAAEEVPVYLSQLKSKVYPGALAPNDILLTADTVVVLNGEVLGKPRDREDAVEMLHRLSGHRHTVVSGITFRTTERMHSFEARTSVWFRTLTDEETAYYVDTFRPFDKAGAYGIQEWIGYAAIQRIEGSFYNVMGLPIQKLYTELDKFLTR from the coding sequence ATGTTGCTGCACGAAAAACTCAAAGACTACCGGCTGTTGCTGGCCTCGCAGTCGCCCCGCCGCCGGGAGCTTATCGCCGGGTGCGGGCTCCCCTATGAACTGGCCCCGAAATACGACTGCGAAGAGTGGTATCCCGCAGAAATGGCCGCCGAAGAGGTCCCCGTCTACCTCTCGCAACTCAAAAGCAAGGTCTATCCCGGAGCGCTCGCCCCGAACGACATCCTGCTGACGGCCGACACCGTCGTGGTCCTCAACGGCGAGGTCCTCGGGAAACCCCGCGACCGCGAGGATGCCGTCGAGATGCTCCACCGGCTCTCCGGACACCGGCACACGGTCGTCTCCGGCATCACCTTCCGGACAACGGAGCGGATGCACTCCTTCGAGGCCCGGACGAGCGTCTGGTTCCGCACGCTGACCGACGAGGAGACCGCCTACTACGTCGACACCTTCCGCCCCTTCGACAAGGCCGGAGCCTACGGCATCCAGGAGTGGATCGGATACGCCGCCATCCAGCGCATCGAAGGATCCTTCTACAACGTCATGGGACTCCCCATTCAGAAACTGTACACCGAACTGGACAAATTCCTTACACGATGA
- a CDS encoding S46 family peptidase → MKKQTLLTLFALLCLWPAAADEGMWLPSLISERIDDMRAKGFRLTAEDIYSINRASMKDAVVLFGGGCTGELVSAEGLLLTNHHCGYDAIQRHSTVEHDYLTHGFWARSRTEELPNKGLNVRFLVRMEEVTDRIAAGESPAEIIARAEAEGIGYKAAIEQMYYGDQQFLFIYEQFDDVRLVAAPPSSIGKFGGDTDNWIWPRHTGDFSIFRIYASKENKPAAYSPDNVPYRPKKHFTISTRGFREGDFTMIYGFPGNTQEYILSDAAAYIAERSDPAKIAIRDGRLDIITRAQESDPALRIHYAAKHASIANAWKKWQGEVLGLNRMKTIAAKQEQEQAFARENPRGAELLREMKAEYRRITDPYFAREIIAETLRALPAKYSAEERAEAVFPARRETERSLFRWLFGEYARRCPAEYQVPAFLDGVAANGSPEAFAEKVFEEVWAGGETPLSDSLRSGSKRMLDHITWLLGTDRLRNLTSKRLNTLYREYVHELRRTWPEHPYYPDANLTLRVAYGAIAGYEYADGEYHKPQTTLDGIIAKDNPEIYDYDIPQSLRDLYASKEYGRWGVEIDGRRTVPVCFLASNHTTGGNSGSPVLNADGELIGINFDRTWRSTMSDIAFDPSICRNIAVDIRYVLFVVDRIGGAGYLLKEMRIK, encoded by the coding sequence ATGAAAAAACAGACCCTGCTGACCCTTTTCGCCCTCCTCTGCCTCTGGCCCGCCGCCGCGGACGAGGGCATGTGGCTCCCGAGCCTCATCTCCGAACGCATCGACGACATGCGTGCCAAAGGTTTCCGCCTCACGGCTGAAGATATCTATTCGATCAACCGCGCCTCGATGAAGGATGCCGTGGTGCTCTTCGGAGGAGGCTGCACCGGAGAACTCGTCTCCGCGGAAGGGCTGCTGCTGACGAACCACCACTGCGGTTACGACGCCATCCAGCGCCATTCGACCGTCGAGCACGACTATCTCACCCACGGTTTCTGGGCCCGCTCGCGCACCGAAGAGCTCCCGAACAAGGGTCTCAACGTCCGCTTCCTGGTCCGCATGGAGGAGGTCACCGACCGCATCGCCGCCGGCGAGAGCCCCGCAGAGATCATCGCACGCGCCGAGGCCGAAGGCATCGGGTACAAGGCCGCCATCGAACAGATGTACTACGGCGACCAGCAGTTCCTCTTCATTTACGAACAGTTCGACGACGTGCGGCTGGTTGCTGCGCCGCCCTCGTCGATCGGCAAATTCGGCGGAGACACCGACAACTGGATCTGGCCCCGCCACACGGGCGACTTCTCGATCTTCCGCATCTATGCGTCGAAGGAGAACAAACCCGCGGCCTACTCGCCCGACAATGTCCCCTACCGTCCGAAGAAGCACTTCACGATCTCGACCCGGGGATTCCGCGAGGGCGACTTCACGATGATCTACGGATTCCCGGGCAATACCCAGGAGTATATCCTCTCGGATGCCGCAGCCTACATCGCCGAACGCTCCGATCCGGCCAAGATCGCCATCCGCGACGGACGCCTCGACATCATCACCCGCGCCCAGGAGAGCGACCCCGCACTGCGCATCCACTACGCCGCCAAACACGCCTCGATCGCCAATGCCTGGAAAAAGTGGCAGGGCGAGGTGTTGGGGCTGAACCGGATGAAGACCATCGCCGCCAAGCAGGAGCAGGAACAGGCCTTTGCCCGCGAAAATCCCCGCGGGGCGGAGCTTCTGCGCGAAATGAAGGCCGAATACCGCCGGATCACAGATCCCTACTTCGCCCGCGAAATCATCGCCGAGACCCTCCGCGCCCTGCCTGCGAAATACTCGGCCGAAGAGCGTGCCGAAGCCGTATTCCCGGCCCGGCGGGAGACCGAGCGATCGCTGTTCCGCTGGCTCTTCGGGGAGTATGCCCGGCGTTGTCCGGCAGAGTACCAGGTTCCGGCATTCCTCGACGGTGTGGCCGCAAACGGCTCGCCCGAAGCCTTCGCCGAGAAGGTGTTCGAGGAGGTGTGGGCCGGTGGCGAAACGCCCCTCTCCGACTCGCTGCGAAGCGGTTCGAAGCGGATGCTCGACCACATCACATGGCTGTTGGGGACAGACCGGCTGCGCAACCTCACGAGCAAACGGCTCAACACACTTTACCGGGAGTATGTCCATGAATTGCGGCGGACGTGGCCCGAACATCCTTACTATCCCGATGCGAATCTGACGCTGCGGGTGGCCTACGGCGCAATCGCCGGTTACGAATATGCCGACGGCGAATACCACAAACCGCAGACGACCCTCGACGGCATCATCGCCAAGGACAATCCCGAGATTTACGACTACGACATCCCGCAATCGCTGCGCGACCTCTATGCTTCGAAGGAGTACGGGCGCTGGGGTGTGGAGATCGACGGACGCCGCACGGTGCCGGTCTGCTTCCTCGCGTCGAACCACACCACGGGCGGGAACTCCGGATCGCCGGTCCTGAATGCCGACGGCGAGTTGATCGGCATCAATTTCGACCGCACGTGGCGCTCGACGATGAGCGACATTGCCTTCGACCCTTCGATCTGCCGCAACATCGCCGTGGATATCCGCTACGTATTGTTCGTGGTGGATCGCATCGGCGGGGCCGGGTATCTGCTCAAGGAGATGCGGATCAAATAG
- a CDS encoding SH3 beta-barrel fold-containing protein: MKRNDLSDIMRRAWALFRITGKTFSVCLSTAWSLYRLTLRMRAGIVRFAYEKADGTLRRACGTLRDIAATIRGTGRPDDGRTVKYYDIEAAGWRSFKVENLITVY, encoded by the coding sequence ATGAAACGAAACGATTTATCGGACATCATGCGTCGTGCCTGGGCGCTGTTCCGCATAACGGGCAAAACCTTTTCCGTATGTCTTTCGACGGCGTGGAGCCTTTACCGTCTTACCCTTCGGATGCGGGCCGGTATCGTTCGGTTTGCCTACGAAAAGGCCGACGGCACGCTGCGCCGGGCCTGCGGAACGTTGCGGGACATCGCGGCCACGATCAGGGGCACCGGACGTCCGGACGATGGTCGCACGGTCAAGTATTACGACATCGAGGCTGCCGGTTGGCGGTCGTTCAAAGTGGAAAACCTTATAACAGTATATTGA
- a CDS encoding helix-turn-helix transcriptional regulator: MDNEFRIAEILKERGMTQTDLAGQIGISRVGLSKAINGNTTITTLRKIAAALGVTVPELFAPQPTDTITCPHCGKPIRIEKGE, translated from the coding sequence ATGGATAATGAGTTCAGAATAGCGGAAATCCTCAAAGAACGAGGCATGACGCAGACAGATTTAGCAGGACAAATAGGTATTTCCCGTGTTGGTTTATCAAAAGCAATCAATGGGAACACAACAATAACCACGCTCCGCAAGATTGCCGCTGCCCTGGGGGTAACGGTTCCGGAGCTGTTCGCCCCGCAGCCGACGGACACGATCACCTGCCCGCATTGCGGCAAGCCGATCAGAATAGAGAAGGGAGAATAA